From Kaistella polysaccharea:
GAAACCTTAACGAGGGCCAATCCACTTTTGTCGGTAACATTGGTTGATAATCACGATACGCAACCTTTGCAGGAATTAGAAGCGCCGGTTGAAAAATGGTTCAAGCCATTAGCGTATGCTTTAATATTGCTTCGGAAAGATGGCTACCCGTGTATTTTCTATCCAGATTTATTTGGAGCTCATTATACTGATAAAGATAAAGCAGGAAACGATCAGGAAATTTTCCTGGATAAAGTGGAAAAAATTGAAGAACTTTTGAAAGCGCGTCAGTATTTTGCATATGGACCTCAGCGCGACTATTTTGAAGATGCAAACTGCCTTGGCTGGGTTCGTGAAGGTGATGGCGAACATTCAGGATGTGCTGTTGTACTAAGCAATAAAGACACGTACACAAAACCCATGGAAATGGGAACCCAATATTCTGGGCAGATTTTTTATGATTTCCTGGGCTGGTTTGAGGAAAAAATAACCATTGATGAAAATGGCTGGGGAAATTTTCCCGTTCCTGCCGGAAATGTGTCAGTTTGGGTACCTGAAGATTGATAAAACCTAAAGTTTATGACTAAGCACAGAACAATTTAGTATTTCATTAACATACATTCTTTTGCTGAGCAAGTATCTTTGCGTAACTAAAAAATAATATAGATGAGCGACAATAATATTAAAGCATTTGGGGCAGCTTCGAAAGATGCAGATTTAGAAGAAATGACAATTGACCGAAGAAGTGTAAAACCTACGGACATTGAGATTGATATTTTATACTGCGGCGTTTGTCACAGCGATTTACACACTGCACGAAATGATTGGGGTGGCACAAAATATCCTGCTGTTCCGGGCCACGAAATTGTGGGAAGAATTACAAAAATTGGTGAACAAGTCACCAAATTTAAAGTTGGAGATTTAGCCGGAGTTGGCTGTATGGTGGATTCTTGTCGAGAATGTGAAAGTTGCAAACAGGATTTGGAACAATATTGCCTGAACGGCTCAACTGGAACTTATAACGGAAATGACAAACATTTAAACCAACAAACTTTCGGTGGTTATTCTGAAAAAGTTATTGTTGATGAAGCCTTTGTTCTAAAAATCCCTGAGAACCTTGATTTGAAAGCGGTTGCTCCTCTACTTTGTGCGGGCATTACAACATGGTCTCCTTTGAAACACTGGAATGTAAAAGAAGGCAGTAAGGTCGCGGTTGTAGGTTTAGGCGGTTTGGGTCATATGGCCATAAAACTGGCTAAAGGTTTAGGTGCTGAAGTCACTTTAATTTCCAGAAGTCCTGATAAAATTCAAGATGGATTAGACCTCGGCGCAGATTCTGTGGTAATTTCTACCTACGAAAATGAAATGAAAGCGGCCGAAGGAAAATTTGATTTGATTATTGATACCGTTCCTTATGATCATGATATCAATCCTTATATTTCTACTTTAAATATTAGCGGAACTTTAGTTTTAGTAGGTTTTATCGGTAAAATGGACGAAGCACTTTTATCGGTTCCATTGGTTTTAGGTCGAAGATCAGTTGCAGGTTCCTTGATTGGTGGAATTAAAGAAACTCAAGAAATGCTGGATTTCTGCGGTGAACACAATATTTTACCAGAAATTGAAATGATCAACATGCAAGATATTAACGAAGCTTATGAAAGAATGTTGAAAAGCGATGTTCGTTACCGTTTCGTAATTGATATGGCTTCCTTAAAAAATTAAATTTCATTTAAAAATTAGAAAAACCGGTTGAAAATTCAGCCGGATTTTTTATTATTTTAAAAGAATCTCCTTTGCTATTTGTTCTGAACCATCAATCGGATTCGATATTTTTAATTTTAAAATATCTGTCACAATTGGATAAACATTTACATTTTGAAATTCCCCAATTTTCTTGTTTGATTTAAAGGCCGGACCAAATGCGATAAATGTAGCTTTCATTTCAGGAACTTTGTAAGGGTTGTAACCATGCTTACCTAGGGAAGTGTTTTTTCCTTTTTCCAGAAAT
This genomic window contains:
- a CDS encoding NAD(P)-dependent alcohol dehydrogenase, which gives rise to MSDNNIKAFGAASKDADLEEMTIDRRSVKPTDIEIDILYCGVCHSDLHTARNDWGGTKYPAVPGHEIVGRITKIGEQVTKFKVGDLAGVGCMVDSCRECESCKQDLEQYCLNGSTGTYNGNDKHLNQQTFGGYSEKVIVDEAFVLKIPENLDLKAVAPLLCAGITTWSPLKHWNVKEGSKVAVVGLGGLGHMAIKLAKGLGAEVTLISRSPDKIQDGLDLGADSVVISTYENEMKAAEGKFDLIIDTVPYDHDINPYISTLNISGTLVLVGFIGKMDEALLSVPLVLGRRSVAGSLIGGIKETQEMLDFCGEHNILPEIEMINMQDINEAYERMLKSDVRYRFVIDMASLKN